A portion of the Algisphaera agarilytica genome contains these proteins:
- a CDS encoding DUF1802 family protein → MIDIALKEWACVCDLLVEGRACLLLRKGGVHEDGGPGRFKLEHHRFALFPAWEHETLEWIKPEFRPDRGPITEEPDEIELKGYAELAGIWEVPSREAFDQLDDLHPWLPPQIDMRFNYKPDRPLYAMLVKAFRFNEPKIIPNRRKFAGCKSWVPLELGDGITLGSECQSIPKARLNTLLDSVEQRLSAE, encoded by the coding sequence ATGATCGACATCGCACTCAAAGAATGGGCCTGCGTCTGCGACCTGCTCGTCGAGGGCAGGGCCTGCCTGCTCCTCCGCAAAGGCGGCGTCCACGAAGACGGCGGCCCCGGCCGATTCAAACTCGAACACCACCGCTTCGCCCTTTTCCCCGCCTGGGAACACGAAACCCTCGAATGGATCAAACCCGAGTTCCGCCCCGACCGCGGCCCGATCACCGAGGAGCCGGACGAGATCGAACTCAAAGGCTACGCCGAGCTCGCGGGCATCTGGGAAGTGCCGTCACGCGAGGCCTTCGACCAACTCGACGACCTGCACCCCTGGCTCCCCCCGCAGATCGACATGCGTTTCAACTACAAACCCGACCGCCCGCTCTACGCGATGCTCGTCAAAGCGTTCCGTTTCAACGAACCCAAGATCATCCCCAACCGCCGGAAATTCGCGGGGTGTAAAAGTTGGGTGCCATTGGAACTTGGAGATGGGATTACTCTGGGTAGTGAGTGTCAGAGTATTCCGAAAGCTCGGCTGAATACGCTTCTTGATTCGGTGGAGCAGCGTTTGTCGGCGGAATAA